One Jatrophihabitans sp. genomic window carries:
- a CDS encoding DUF4235 domain-containing protein: protein MAGAASRFAFKLVAVAVAVPVGKVVSSASSKAWTAARPGRAPVNPRDADTNWKDALIWASLTGVGAAVAQLATTKGADTVWRAMTGHPSPRPKQISDDKGPKAPSALTAINT from the coding sequence ATGGCTGGCGCAGCGAGCAGGTTCGCGTTCAAATTGGTGGCGGTCGCGGTGGCGGTGCCGGTCGGCAAGGTGGTCAGCTCGGCCTCCTCGAAGGCCTGGACGGCGGCCCGACCCGGCCGGGCGCCGGTGAACCCGCGCGATGCCGACACCAACTGGAAGGACGCCCTGATCTGGGCGTCCTTGACCGGTGTGGGGGCGGCGGTGGCCCAGCTGGCCACCACCAAGGGCGCCGACACGGTCTGGCGGGCGATGACCGGCCATCCGTCGCCGCGTCCGAAGCAGATCAGCGACGACAAGGGCCCCAAGGCGCCGAGCGCGCTGACCGCCATCAACACCTGA
- a CDS encoding Ppx/GppA phosphatase family protein has translation MAAIDCGTNSIRLLIADGSPAGLRDVHRQMRVVRLGEGVDQTGRLAPAAIERTRLALVDYAGIIRSSGATQVRMVATSASRDADNADEFRKVVSQVLGVEPEVITGLAEAQLSFLGAVAGLPGVADPLLVADIGGGSTELVLGTVSATSPAGSSLVPATSLTQPVKPQVIAAHSMDVGCVRMTERRLHDDPPTEDQIQAALADLRLALQAATADVPIGQAAAFVGVAGTVTTIAALALELPGYDPEAIHGSVIDYLQVSEVTDRLLKMSRAERAALPVMHPGRVDVIGGGALVLRTVMEAVGAREVIASEHDILDGIALSLLDG, from the coding sequence GTGGCGGCCATCGACTGCGGCACGAACTCCATCCGGCTGCTGATCGCCGACGGCAGCCCGGCCGGACTGCGCGACGTGCACCGCCAGATGCGGGTGGTCCGGCTCGGTGAAGGCGTCGATCAGACCGGCCGGCTGGCGCCGGCGGCGATCGAGCGCACCCGGCTGGCGCTGGTGGACTACGCCGGGATCATCCGGTCCTCAGGGGCGACGCAGGTGCGGATGGTCGCCACCTCCGCCTCGCGCGACGCCGACAACGCCGACGAGTTCCGGAAGGTGGTCAGCCAGGTCCTGGGAGTCGAGCCTGAGGTGATCACCGGACTGGCCGAGGCGCAGCTGTCCTTCCTGGGGGCGGTGGCCGGGCTGCCCGGGGTGGCGGACCCGCTGCTGGTGGCCGACATCGGCGGCGGCTCCACCGAGCTGGTGCTGGGCACTGTGTCAGCCACGTCGCCGGCCGGCTCCTCGCTCGTTCCTGCCACGTCGCTGACCCAGCCGGTCAAGCCGCAGGTCATCGCCGCGCACAGCATGGACGTCGGCTGCGTCCGGATGACCGAGCGGCGCCTGCACGACGACCCGCCGACCGAGGACCAGATCCAGGCGGCACTGGCCGACCTGCGGCTGGCGCTGCAGGCCGCCACGGCCGACGTGCCGATCGGTCAGGCCGCCGCGTTCGTCGGAGTGGCGGGCACCGTGACCACCATCGCCGCGCTGGCGCTGGAGCTGCCCGGCTATGACCCTGAGGCGATCCACGGTTCGGTGATCGACTACCTGCAGGTCAGCGAGGTCACCGACAGGCTGCTCAAGATGAGCCGGGCCGAGCGAGCCGCCCTGCCGGTGATGCATCCCGGCCGGGTGGACGTGATCGGCGGCGGGGCGCTGGTGCTGCGCACCGTGATGGAGGCAGTCGGCGCCCGCGAGGTGATCGCCAGCGAGCACGACATCCTCGACGGCATCGCGCTGAGCCTGCTGGACGGCTGA
- a CDS encoding DUF501 domain-containing protein, with the protein MTAVPSGEAVSAEDAEIVHAQLGRPPRAIRAIAHRCPCGNPDVVETASRLPDGTPFPTLYYLTCPKATSLVSTLEASGLMRQMTERLGCDATLAADYRAAHEAYLAERERHGPAPEISDVSAGGMPTRVKCLHVLVAHSLAAGPGVNPLGDEALAALGDWWQQGRCVAPPEAQSS; encoded by the coding sequence GTGACCGCTGTTCCCTCCGGCGAGGCGGTGAGCGCCGAGGACGCCGAGATCGTCCACGCGCAGCTGGGCCGGCCGCCGCGCGCCATCCGCGCCATCGCCCACCGGTGCCCGTGCGGCAACCCCGACGTCGTCGAGACCGCGTCCCGGCTGCCCGACGGCACCCCGTTCCCGACGCTGTACTACCTGACCTGCCCGAAGGCGACCTCCCTGGTGTCGACGCTGGAGGCGTCCGGGTTGATGCGCCAGATGACGGAGCGGCTGGGCTGTGACGCCACGCTGGCAGCCGACTACCGGGCCGCGCATGAGGCCTATCTGGCTGAGCGCGAGCGGCACGGGCCGGCGCCTGAGATCAGTGACGTCTCAGCCGGGGGGATGCCCACCCGGGTCAAGTGCCTGCACGTCCTGGTGGCCCACTCGCTGGCCGCGGGGCCCGGAGTGAACCCGCTCGGCGACGAGGCGCTGGCCGCGCTGGGGGACTGGTGGCAACAGGGCCGGTGCGTGGCCCCGCCGGAAGCGCAGTCCTCGTGA
- a CDS encoding septum formation initiator family protein, which translates to MADRARVAGEGRPAGRTGRRPAWAHAPKLTGRRMMVAAMALFLVVVLASPFQTYLSRRASVADSERQQRQLTAQLAELRRQSEQWQDPAFVARQARIRLQYIRPGDTLYTVLDAHGNPLGPPPAAAAAEKATRVDHRPSWNTVLWTSVQNTDASQ; encoded by the coding sequence ATGGCAGATCGAGCCCGGGTGGCCGGCGAAGGCCGGCCCGCCGGCCGCACCGGCCGGCGGCCGGCTTGGGCGCACGCGCCGAAGTTGACCGGCCGCCGGATGATGGTGGCGGCGATGGCGCTGTTCCTGGTGGTCGTGCTGGCCTCGCCGTTTCAGACCTATCTGAGCCGGCGGGCCTCGGTCGCCGACTCCGAGCGCCAGCAACGGCAGCTCACCGCCCAGCTGGCCGAGCTCAGGCGCCAGAGCGAGCAGTGGCAGGACCCCGCCTTCGTGGCCCGCCAGGCACGGATCAGGCTGCAGTACATCCGCCCGGGTGACACCCTGTACACCGTGCTGGACGCCCACGGAAACCCGCTCGGACCGCCACCGGCGGCTGCCGCCGCCGAGAAGGCCACCCGGGTCGATCACCGGCCCAGCTGGAACACCGTGCTGTGGACCAGCGTGCAGAACACCGACGCCTCGCAGTGA
- the eno gene encoding phosphopyruvate hydratase — protein MASIEAVGAREILDSRGNPTVEVEVALDDGTFARASVPSGASTGAFEAVELRDGDARYGGKGVLKAVAAVLDDIGPELLGFEASEQRLVDAALIDLDGTPDKSKFGANAILGVSLAVAKAAAASAGLPLFRYLGGPNAHLLPVPMLNILNGGAHADSNVDVQEFMIAPIGAPTYAEALRQGAEVYHALKSVLKSKGLATGLGDEGGFAPSLQSNRTALDVISEAVDKAGLRLGSDIVFAMDVAATEFYSDGAYQFEGGSKSSEQMVAYYTELIANYPIVSIEDPMSEEDWDGWISLTTELDEVIQIVGDDLFVTNPERLARGIASGAANALLVKVNQIGSLTETLDAVDLAHRSGYRCMMSHRSGETEDTTIADLAVATNCGQIQTGAPARSERVAKYNQLLRIEEELDDAARYAGAAAFPRYNRAGS, from the coding sequence GTGGCCAGCATCGAGGCCGTAGGCGCCCGGGAAATCCTGGACTCCCGTGGCAACCCCACCGTCGAGGTCGAGGTCGCCCTCGACGACGGCACGTTCGCTCGGGCCTCGGTGCCCTCCGGCGCCTCCACCGGCGCGTTCGAGGCAGTCGAGCTGCGCGACGGCGATGCCCGCTACGGCGGCAAGGGCGTGCTCAAGGCGGTCGCGGCGGTGCTGGACGACATCGGACCTGAGCTGCTCGGCTTCGAGGCCAGCGAGCAGCGACTCGTCGACGCCGCCCTGATCGACCTGGACGGCACCCCGGACAAGTCCAAGTTCGGCGCCAACGCCATCCTCGGCGTCTCGCTGGCGGTCGCCAAGGCAGCCGCCGCGTCAGCCGGCCTGCCGCTGTTCCGCTACCTCGGCGGCCCGAACGCCCACCTGCTGCCGGTGCCGATGCTCAACATCCTCAACGGCGGCGCGCACGCCGACTCCAACGTCGACGTCCAGGAGTTCATGATCGCCCCGATCGGGGCGCCGACCTACGCCGAGGCGCTACGCCAGGGCGCGGAGGTGTACCACGCGCTGAAGTCGGTGCTGAAGTCCAAGGGCCTGGCGACCGGCCTGGGCGACGAGGGCGGCTTCGCGCCGAGCCTGCAGTCCAACCGGACCGCCCTGGACGTGATCTCCGAGGCGGTGGACAAGGCCGGCCTGCGGCTGGGCTCCGACATCGTCTTCGCCATGGACGTCGCGGCCACCGAGTTCTACTCCGACGGGGCTTACCAGTTCGAGGGCGGCTCGAAGTCCTCGGAGCAGATGGTGGCCTACTACACCGAGCTGATCGCCAACTACCCGATCGTCTCGATCGAGGACCCGATGTCGGAAGAGGACTGGGACGGCTGGATCTCGCTGACGACGGAGCTGGACGAGGTCATCCAGATCGTGGGCGACGACCTGTTCGTGACCAACCCCGAGCGGCTGGCCCGCGGCATCGCCAGCGGCGCCGCCAACGCCCTGCTGGTCAAGGTCAACCAGATCGGCTCGCTCACCGAGACCCTGGACGCGGTCGACCTGGCGCACCGCTCGGGTTACCGCTGCATGATGAGCCACCGCTCCGGTGAGACCGAGGACACCACGATCGCAGACCTCGCGGTGGCCACCAACTGCGGCCAGATCCAGACCGGCGCGCCGGCCCGCTCGGAGCGGGTGGCCAAGTACAACCAGCTGCTGCGGATCGAGGAGGAGCTCGACGACGCCGCCCGCTACGCCGGGGCGGCTGCCTTCCCGCGCTACAACCGGGCAGGTAGCTAG
- a CDS encoding MazG family protein, with protein MTEPAAEPAELGPAELGSAELGSAQLGSAELGTQLVRAVQIMDRLRSPGGCPWDAEQTHSSLAPYLIEEAYETLEAIETADLVALREELGDLLLQVLFHARLAEEAAAGQRFTIDDVAADLVAKLIRRHPHVFAEPGDGAQGPSADQQQVNWDAIKKVEKQRESVTDGIASGQPALALAAKLVSRSSRAGLSVPLPAGDGIGERLLAVVGDAVRAGVDPEQALRQSARDYREAIRAGERTGGPGGLASELIDGATGE; from the coding sequence GTGACCGAGCCCGCCGCCGAGCCTGCTGAGCTGGGGCCCGCCGAGCTGGGGTCCGCCGAGCTAGGGTCCGCCCAGCTAGGGTCCGCCGAGCTAGGCACGCAGCTGGTGCGGGCGGTCCAGATCATGGACCGGCTGCGCTCGCCCGGCGGCTGCCCCTGGGACGCCGAGCAGACGCACTCCTCGCTGGCGCCGTACCTGATCGAAGAGGCCTACGAGACCCTCGAGGCGATCGAGACCGCCGATCTGGTCGCACTTCGGGAAGAGCTGGGCGACCTGCTGCTGCAGGTGCTCTTTCACGCCCGGCTGGCCGAAGAGGCCGCCGCCGGCCAGCGGTTCACCATCGACGACGTCGCCGCCGACCTGGTCGCCAAGCTGATCCGCCGGCACCCGCACGTCTTCGCCGAGCCCGGTGACGGAGCGCAGGGCCCGTCGGCTGACCAGCAGCAGGTCAACTGGGACGCGATCAAGAAAGTGGAGAAGCAGCGCGAGTCGGTGACCGACGGGATCGCCTCGGGCCAACCGGCGCTGGCGCTGGCCGCCAAGCTGGTCAGCCGGTCCTCCCGGGCCGGGTTGTCGGTGCCGTTGCCGGCCGGCGACGGGATCGGCGAGCGGTTGCTGGCCGTCGTCGGCGACGCGGTGCGGGCCGGCGTGGATCCTGAGCAGGCGCTGCGCCAGAGCGCGCGCGACTACCGGGAGGCGATTCGAGCAGGGGAACGGACCGGCGGGCCGGGCGGCCTGGCAAGCGAGCTGATCGACGGCGCGACGGGCGAGTAG
- a CDS encoding MmcQ/YjbR family DNA-binding protein, translated as MDSDDALRYALGKPGAWADSPWGENHDLAKVGSKIFLFPGRVEDKSTVAVKNTETAVAELKQRYPELAGPAPYLDKRLWVRVRIDELPDDEVCELIDDSYDQVVAKLPKSQRPG; from the coding sequence ATGGACAGTGACGACGCACTGCGCTACGCCCTCGGCAAGCCCGGCGCCTGGGCCGACAGCCCGTGGGGAGAGAACCACGATCTGGCCAAGGTGGGCAGCAAGATCTTCCTGTTTCCGGGCCGGGTGGAGGACAAGAGCACCGTCGCCGTGAAGAACACCGAGACGGCGGTGGCCGAGCTCAAGCAGCGTTATCCGGAGCTGGCCGGGCCGGCGCCGTACTTGGACAAGCGGCTGTGGGTGCGGGTGCGGATCGACGAGCTGCCCGACGACGAGGTCTGCGAACTCATCGACGACTCATACGACCAGGTGGTGGCCAAGCTGCCGAAGTCCCAGCGACCCGGCTGA
- a CDS encoding DUF480 domain-containing protein, whose translation MTDAPVLDDAEQRVLGSLLEKEVTVPASYPMSVTSVRAACNQTTSREPVVDYDEELVHRTLRALKDKGLVAPTWQGAGSRVVKYAQTFAQRRGLAPDERALLTMLLLRGPQSAGELKTRTERLHRFSDRTEVQACLARMADGQTPLARELPRRPGQQDSRWIHLLGPVESPEATAAPAPVDRESVLDAGPEARDDKIRAAYAAVAGPYAEQFSDELAGLPFESWLLRRVVELSEGAPVIEVGSGPGHVTAFLAEAGAEATGLDLTPEMVDQARRRHPGVVYQVGDLRQLMRPATHDGWGAVLAWYSLIHLAASELPAAIASLARPLRANGWLVLALHTGADIRTVTDWFDREIDLDFVLHDPAEIVAVVERAGLLDIEWYHRGPFTSRGETTQRLYVIARKA comes from the coding sequence GTGACCGACGCACCGGTGCTCGACGACGCCGAGCAACGCGTGCTCGGCAGCCTCTTGGAGAAGGAGGTCACCGTCCCGGCGTCGTATCCGATGAGCGTCACCTCGGTGCGCGCCGCCTGTAACCAGACCACTAGCCGAGAGCCCGTCGTCGACTACGACGAGGAACTGGTGCATCGGACGCTGCGGGCGCTCAAGGACAAGGGACTCGTGGCGCCGACCTGGCAGGGCGCGGGCAGTCGCGTGGTGAAGTACGCGCAGACATTCGCGCAGCGCCGCGGCCTCGCGCCGGACGAGCGGGCACTGCTGACCATGCTGCTGCTGCGCGGGCCGCAGTCCGCCGGAGAGCTCAAGACCCGCACCGAACGGCTGCACCGCTTCTCTGACCGCACCGAGGTGCAGGCGTGCCTTGCTCGGATGGCCGATGGGCAGACCCCGCTGGCGCGCGAGCTCCCGCGCCGACCGGGCCAGCAGGACAGCCGTTGGATCCACCTGCTCGGCCCGGTCGAGTCGCCCGAGGCGACTGCCGCCCCGGCGCCCGTCGACCGCGAGTCGGTGCTCGACGCCGGGCCCGAGGCGCGCGATGACAAGATCCGAGCGGCGTACGCCGCGGTCGCCGGGCCCTATGCCGAGCAATTCAGCGATGAGCTCGCCGGCCTGCCGTTCGAGTCGTGGTTGCTACGCCGGGTGGTCGAGCTGTCCGAGGGCGCGCCCGTGATCGAGGTGGGCTCCGGCCCAGGTCACGTCACCGCGTTCCTGGCCGAGGCGGGGGCTGAGGCGACTGGTCTCGACCTCACCCCGGAGATGGTGGACCAAGCCCGCCGCCGCCACCCCGGCGTCGTTTACCAGGTCGGCGACCTGCGCCAGCTGATGCGCCCCGCCACCCACGACGGGTGGGGCGCGGTGCTGGCGTGGTACTCACTCATCCACCTCGCCGCCTCAGAACTGCCAGCGGCGATCGCCTCGCTCGCGCGACCGCTGCGCGCGAACGGCTGGCTCGTGCTCGCCCTCCACACCGGCGCCGACATACGCACCGTCACTGACTGGTTCGACCGAGAGATCGACCTCGACTTCGTCCTGCACGACCCAGCCGAGATCGTGGCTGTCGTTGAGCGAGCCGGCCTGCTCGACATCGAGTGGTACCACCGCGGCCCGTTCACCTCCCGCGGCGAGACCACCCAGCGCCTGTACGTCATCGCCCGCAAGGCGTGA
- a CDS encoding VOC family protein: MTSHLLALCVEANDPPRLARFWAGVLGWERADDPREGIALLPSDDTGFRVRFLLTQAQKAGKNRMHFDLTSTSLAGQQQTVARSLELGARHIDIGQRPDEPHVVLADPEGNEFCVIEPGNGFLADCGFLGAVACDGSQDVGYFWGQALGWPLVWDQDQETAIRSPHGGPKITWGGPPLTPKAGKNRLHFDIAPPVDGDQQAEVERLVSLGATRLDIGQGEVSWVVMADPDGNEFCVLTPR; encoded by the coding sequence ATGACTTCTCACCTGCTCGCGCTCTGCGTCGAGGCGAACGACCCGCCGCGTCTGGCGCGCTTCTGGGCCGGCGTCCTGGGCTGGGAGCGGGCGGATGACCCCCGCGAGGGCATCGCGTTGTTGCCGAGCGACGACACCGGGTTTCGCGTCCGGTTTCTTCTGACCCAGGCGCAGAAGGCCGGCAAGAACCGGATGCACTTCGATCTGACGAGCACGTCCCTGGCCGGCCAGCAGCAGACGGTGGCGCGGTCGCTCGAACTCGGCGCCCGGCACATCGACATCGGTCAACGACCCGACGAGCCTCATGTGGTGCTCGCCGACCCCGAAGGCAATGAGTTCTGCGTCATCGAGCCGGGCAACGGCTTCCTCGCTGACTGCGGGTTTCTGGGAGCGGTCGCGTGCGACGGCTCCCAGGACGTCGGGTACTTCTGGGGCCAGGCGCTGGGCTGGCCGTTGGTCTGGGACCAGGACCAGGAGACCGCTATCCGCTCGCCTCACGGCGGCCCGAAGATCACCTGGGGCGGTCCGCCGCTGACGCCCAAGGCCGGGAAGAACCGCCTGCACTTCGATATCGCGCCACCGGTCGACGGCGATCAGCAGGCAGAGGTCGAGCGTCTGGTCTCCCTCGGCGCGACTCGACTCGACATCGGACAGGGCGAGGTCAGCTGGGTGGTGATGGCCGACCCCGACGGCAATGAGTTCTGCGTGCTGACCCCTCGGTAG
- a CDS encoding SUMF1/EgtB/PvdO family nonheme iron enzyme, producing MGIGTGITMVAVPSGDVTISDRRTQSSWNVGVKAYLLGAHPITRATYSQVAGSRPGSAQADQLPVETVSWFNAIRFCNALSEREGLVPAYDVRAQDGHVEWDAEADGFRLPTEPEWEHACRAGTTGARYGELDDIAWHRANSHGRAHDVGGKQPNAWGLYDMLGNVWEWCWDTYDPEVYGDYRVLRGGGWFDEHWSCRASVRRRSHPTFQIDDVGFRVARSVALPFAR from the coding sequence GTGGGCATCGGCACGGGAATCACCATGGTCGCTGTTCCGTCTGGGGACGTGACGATCTCGGATCGACGAACGCAGAGCAGCTGGAATGTCGGCGTCAAGGCTTACCTCCTCGGCGCTCATCCCATCACCCGGGCGACCTATTCCCAGGTCGCCGGTAGTCGACCGGGCAGCGCCCAGGCAGATCAACTGCCGGTCGAGACCGTCTCGTGGTTCAACGCGATTCGTTTCTGCAATGCCCTGTCCGAGCGGGAGGGGCTTGTGCCGGCCTATGACGTGCGCGCTCAGGATGGGCATGTCGAATGGGATGCCGAGGCTGACGGCTTTCGCCTGCCGACCGAGCCCGAATGGGAACACGCTTGTCGGGCCGGCACGACCGGCGCACGGTACGGCGAGCTCGACGACATCGCCTGGCACCGCGCCAATTCCCATGGGCGAGCACACGATGTGGGCGGCAAGCAACCCAACGCCTGGGGCCTGTACGACATGCTCGGCAACGTCTGGGAATGGTGCTGGGACACTTACGATCCCGAGGTCTACGGCGACTACCGGGTGCTGCGTGGCGGCGGATGGTTCGATGAACACTGGAGCTGCCGAGCCTCGGTGCGGCGCCGCAGCCACCCCACATTCCAGATAGACGACGTCGGCTTTCGGGTCGCGCGAAGTGTCGCGCTGCCGTTCGCCCGTTGA
- a CDS encoding DUF6596 domain-containing protein, giving the protein MSGVPDVQEAISQAHREEWARVVAALTRRFGDLDIAEEAAAEAFATAVVRWPADGVPPNPGAWLTTTANRKAIDRIRRESKRYDKQKEAQMLYEDNAAEPPDAAGAIDDERLRLIFTCCHPALAMQARVALTLRMVGGLSVPEIARAFLAQEATMAQRITRAKAKVKAAGIPYRVPSAQELPARVSGVLAVLFLVFNEGYLATGPDTDPVRSDLTAEAIRLTRLIRALLPDDGEVAGLLALMLLTEARRPARVSASGELVTLDEQDRGAWDSDLIAEGHRLVRERLAASAAGVAPGRYQILAAINAVHTSARAARDTDWSQVVALYDQLVRLDASPIIALNRAVAVAELDGPQVALAAVDRLEGPLAGYHAYHATRAALLRRLGHIQDARAAYDRAIDLAGNSAETAYLTRRRDELG; this is encoded by the coding sequence GTGAGCGGCGTGCCCGACGTCCAGGAGGCGATCAGCCAGGCCCACCGCGAGGAGTGGGCGCGGGTGGTCGCCGCCCTGACCAGGCGCTTCGGTGACCTTGACATCGCCGAGGAGGCCGCGGCCGAGGCGTTCGCGACCGCCGTCGTGCGGTGGCCGGCCGACGGCGTACCGCCCAACCCGGGCGCGTGGCTGACCACCACCGCCAACCGCAAGGCCATCGACCGGATCCGCCGCGAGAGCAAGCGCTACGACAAGCAGAAGGAGGCTCAGATGTTGTACGAGGACAACGCAGCAGAGCCTCCCGATGCCGCCGGCGCCATCGACGACGAGCGACTCCGGCTGATCTTCACCTGCTGTCACCCGGCGCTGGCGATGCAGGCCCGCGTGGCGCTGACGCTGCGCATGGTCGGCGGTCTGTCCGTGCCCGAGATCGCCCGTGCCTTCCTGGCGCAAGAGGCCACCATGGCCCAGCGGATCACCCGTGCGAAGGCCAAGGTCAAGGCGGCGGGCATCCCTTATCGAGTGCCGTCCGCGCAGGAGCTCCCGGCACGCGTCTCCGGCGTGCTCGCCGTCCTCTTCCTCGTCTTCAACGAGGGCTACCTGGCGACCGGCCCCGACACCGATCCCGTGCGTTCGGACCTGACCGCCGAGGCGATCCGGCTCACTCGCTTGATCCGCGCACTGCTGCCCGACGACGGGGAGGTGGCCGGACTGCTGGCGCTGATGCTGCTCACCGAGGCCCGCCGCCCCGCCCGGGTCTCGGCCAGCGGTGAACTGGTCACCCTCGACGAGCAGGACCGCGGGGCCTGGGACTCAGACCTGATCGCCGAGGGCCACCGGCTGGTGCGCGAGCGCCTAGCAGCCAGCGCCGCCGGGGTGGCTCCGGGCCGCTACCAGATCCTCGCGGCGATCAACGCCGTGCACACCTCCGCCCGCGCAGCCCGCGACACCGACTGGTCGCAGGTCGTCGCTCTCTACGACCAGCTCGTCCGCCTCGACGCCTCGCCCATCATCGCCCTCAATCGAGCCGTCGCGGTCGCCGAGCTTGACGGCCCGCAGGTGGCCCTGGCGGCCGTGGACCGTCTTGAAGGCCCGTTGGCCGGCTATCACGCCTACCACGCGACCCGCGCCGCTCTGCTGCGCCGGCTGGGACACATCCAGGACGCGCGCGCGGCGTATGACAGGGCCATCGACCTGGCGGGCAACAGCGCCGAAACCGCCTACCTGACCCGCCGCCGCGACGAGCTCGGATAG
- a CDS encoding YciI family protein, whose translation MQFLVSVIDDGTGPDTPTEEAAIDAFNDRLKAEGHWVFAGGLGATDTATVIDNRGGEAIVTDGPFVESKEYLAGLWIIEAADLDAALKLATQGSKACNRKIEVRPFL comes from the coding sequence ATGCAGTTCCTGGTTTCCGTGATCGACGACGGCACCGGCCCGGACACCCCGACCGAGGAGGCCGCCATCGACGCGTTCAATGACCGGCTCAAGGCCGAAGGCCATTGGGTTTTCGCTGGTGGCCTTGGAGCGACCGACACGGCCACCGTCATCGACAACCGAGGTGGCGAGGCGATAGTCACCGACGGGCCCTTCGTGGAGTCGAAGGAGTACCTCGCCGGCTTGTGGATCATCGAGGCCGCCGACCTCGACGCGGCGCTCAAGCTCGCCACTCAAGGGTCGAAGGCGTGCAACCGCAAGATCGAGGTGCGGCCGTTCCTGTGA
- a CDS encoding DapH/DapD/GlmU-related protein: MLEERRIRTRTPEWRAVYDRIHVAMELTSRLNVLPFSDIASRRALLVELLGKPLPETAVVHPPFYSTYGLGIQLGDQSFIGQACSFLDLGGITIGDRVMISPKVTLVTEGHPVVPAERYEFITVAPIVIEAGAWIGAAATILPGVRIGHDSVVGAGAVVAKDVPPLTVVSAAGYVERRQLEPAPDLQL, encoded by the coding sequence ATGCTGGAGGAGCGACGCATTCGGACCCGGACGCCCGAGTGGCGAGCTGTTTACGACCGCATCCACGTCGCGATGGAACTGACCTCGCGTCTGAATGTGCTGCCATTCAGCGACATCGCCTCTCGACGTGCCTTGCTCGTCGAGCTTCTCGGTAAGCCGTTGCCCGAGACAGCCGTCGTCCACCCGCCGTTCTACAGCACCTACGGACTCGGGATCCAGCTCGGCGATCAGAGCTTCATCGGTCAGGCATGCTCGTTCCTCGACCTCGGCGGCATCACCATCGGCGACCGGGTGATGATCTCTCCGAAGGTCACTCTCGTCACGGAGGGGCATCCGGTCGTGCCTGCCGAGCGGTATGAGTTCATCACGGTGGCGCCGATCGTCATCGAAGCCGGCGCCTGGATCGGCGCGGCGGCCACCATCCTTCCTGGGGTGAGGATCGGTCATGACTCGGTCGTCGGAGCGGGTGCTGTCGTGGCCAAGGACGTGCCTCCGCTGACTGTCGTCTCGGCAGCTGGCTACGTCGAGCGCAGGCAGCTGGAGCCCGCGCCCGACTTACAGCTCTGA